One genomic window of Halorhabdus sp. CBA1104 includes the following:
- a CDS encoding FlaD/FlaE family flagellar protein: protein MSGLSSLWLESAVTTAAGRPVLDAGGWFLGPAGAVSPEPLLVALLSVGFVGMSIRSVFDSILSDDEEAQPDDAGGGEGLMPEEGGGDDFGELGGLDDGGDEFGEFEDDEFGDMDGGSDTDELEHRLDELETEVGSLSSTVNTVRNENEQISETVDDVEENVRKLLDIYEMVTRGVNPFADDIDAGGLGGPGDESFGLFDDGDDDQADDDLEEDIANADAEGFFDEDLVEDDDELEADTDVGDVLGGEELEEGGEDVAFDDEFEEDFDDGDDFEMDDDFEMDADGDESDGGEEGGKSFAELKDEYESGDAEWAEGDEAEQADETSSDNEATEADDELADESADAFDEIEDESADAFDELEDESADDALADDDLFDTVIDEDEQQDAVDTEADPDAAAETDDAEKPAADGVADSAESVDSATVDEAAVEEPTADADSQSNTQASDQADTAEESASGEDGKPYLTELPDGFLADLIVVEWLEFLVEEVGIRATAEAIHYYERIDWIDEDVADQLQAYLQGFDADSEPATLTIDHHTKSLRYVSQLNGGGAESVALEQMPTMAGGGADGLQR, encoded by the coding sequence ATGAGTGGTCTCTCGTCCCTGTGGCTCGAATCGGCCGTAACGACGGCGGCCGGTCGGCCCGTGTTGGATGCCGGCGGGTGGTTCCTGGGGCCGGCCGGAGCAGTGTCGCCGGAGCCGTTGCTCGTCGCACTGCTCTCAGTGGGCTTTGTCGGTATGAGTATCAGGTCAGTTTTCGACTCGATTCTTTCCGACGACGAGGAGGCACAACCGGACGATGCAGGCGGTGGCGAGGGACTGATGCCGGAGGAAGGCGGTGGCGACGATTTCGGTGAGCTGGGTGGACTCGACGATGGTGGTGACGAGTTTGGGGAATTCGAAGACGACGAGTTCGGCGACATGGACGGGGGGTCAGACACGGACGAGCTGGAACATCGACTGGACGAACTCGAAACGGAAGTCGGAAGTCTGTCTTCGACGGTCAACACCGTCCGCAACGAGAACGAACAGATTTCCGAGACGGTCGATGACGTCGAGGAGAACGTCCGGAAGCTGCTCGACATTTACGAGATGGTGACCCGCGGTGTCAATCCCTTCGCGGACGATATCGATGCCGGTGGACTCGGTGGCCCGGGCGACGAATCGTTTGGCTTGTTCGACGATGGCGACGACGACCAGGCCGACGACGATCTCGAAGAAGATATCGCCAACGCCGATGCAGAGGGGTTCTTCGACGAGGATCTCGTCGAGGACGACGACGAACTCGAGGCCGACACCGACGTCGGTGACGTTCTCGGGGGCGAGGAGCTTGAGGAGGGTGGTGAGGACGTTGCCTTCGACGACGAGTTCGAGGAGGATTTCGACGACGGCGACGATTTCGAGATGGACGATGACTTCGAGATGGATGCGGACGGCGACGAAAGCGATGGCGGCGAAGAAGGCGGCAAGTCCTTTGCGGAACTGAAAGACGAGTACGAGTCGGGCGACGCCGAGTGGGCCGAGGGCGACGAGGCCGAGCAGGCAGACGAGACGAGCTCGGACAACGAGGCGACCGAAGCTGACGACGAACTCGCAGACGAATCGGCTGACGCCTTCGACGAGATCGAGGACGAATCAGCTGATGCCTTCGACGAACTCGAAGACGAGTCAGCCGACGACGCGCTTGCGGACGACGACCTCTTCGATACGGTCATCGACGAGGACGAACAACAGGACGCAGTCGACACAGAGGCCGACCCCGACGCAGCCGCAGAGACTGACGACGCTGAGAAGCCCGCTGCCGACGGTGTTGCGGACAGTGCCGAAAGTGTGGACTCGGCGACTGTAGACGAGGCGGCTGTCGAGGAACCGACGGCGGATGCGGACTCTCAGTCGAACACTCAGGCGAGCGATCAGGCCGACACGGCCGAGGAATCGGCCAGCGGCGAGGACGGGAAGCCGTACCTCACGGAACTCCCCGATGGCTTTCTCGCCGACTTGATCGTCGTCGAGTGGCTCGAATTCCTCGTCGAGGAAGTCGGGATCCGAGCCACTGCCGAGGCGATCCACTACTACGAGCGCATCGACTGGATCGACGAGGACGTCGCCGACCAGCTTCAGGCGTATCTGCAGGGGTTCGACGCGGACAGCGAACCGGCGACGTTGACTATCGATCACCACACCAAGAGCCTCCGGTACGTGAGTCAGTTGAACGGCGGCGGTGCCGAGTCAGTCGCTCTCGAACAGATGCCAACTATGGCTGGAGGTGGAGCAGATGGGCTTCAGCGTTAG
- a CDS encoding chemotaxis protein CheD, translating into MKVYDGSEQADASTTERIKVGIAEYEVSTNGAVLTTSGLGSCIGVAIRDEAIGASGLVHVMLPAADEVDGGNPAKFADTGVETLVDEMETAGADRSDMIAKIAGGSDMLDFSKKGSGIGARNATVVKETLQSMDIPVVNEDVGGNHGRSLRFEGSSGDLVVKSANMDSRRL; encoded by the coding sequence ATGAAGGTCTACGACGGCTCGGAACAGGCGGATGCAAGTACGACCGAACGGATCAAGGTCGGTATCGCCGAGTACGAGGTCTCGACGAACGGGGCCGTGTTGACGACCAGCGGACTCGGGTCGTGTATCGGCGTTGCGATCCGGGATGAGGCCATCGGGGCATCAGGACTGGTCCACGTCATGTTGCCCGCAGCCGACGAGGTCGATGGTGGCAATCCTGCCAAGTTCGCCGATACCGGGGTCGAAACGCTCGTCGACGAGATGGAAACTGCCGGCGCTGACCGATCCGATATGATCGCCAAGATCGCTGGTGGCAGCGACATGTTGGACTTCTCGAAAAAGGGGTCCGGGATCGGTGCTCGGAACGCGACCGTCGTCAAGGAGACGCTCCAATCGATGGACATCCCCGTCGTCAACGAGGATGTCGGCGGCAACCACGGGCGATCGCTCCGGTTCGAGGGCAGCAGTGGCGATCTCGTCGTCAAGAGCGCGAACATGGATTCCCGTCGTCTGTGA
- a CDS encoding chemotaxis protein CheC has translation MKVDIQSLGTFNQLAHEGAQQATASMAQMTGIDAAVDVTKITLVDRDDIGEQLDERDFVGVQFDFEGELSGQTALVMDQSCSETLTDALLPGDSAAEMAESGVKEIGNIMMSGFIDGWADYLETTIDHSPPTYIEGVGRDVIPDSKPSETPADGADQLFVFKSQIEWLEESVDFYIYMLPDYDSLTDLMMTHADTAGDAIPIDKLQVFNRMTERGTEKAADNVSMMTGIETEAEVSQISFARIEDVPKQIGNAQYVGTVVEFTGLPSGFLLVLFDEQSAKNVAEALMPTDVDSDELTDQHTAAIEELGNIMTSGFVDGWANVLETSVDHTPPRLVHDMGQAILDPLAAQVGQHQEHAFSIDSRMRTDEIEFEAEIHALPNERELRQALDELMVERADKTEADPDELFQ, from the coding sequence ATGAAGGTCGATATTCAGTCGCTCGGGACGTTCAATCAGCTCGCTCACGAGGGTGCCCAGCAAGCGACTGCATCGATGGCCCAGATGACAGGCATCGATGCAGCGGTCGACGTGACCAAGATCACGCTGGTCGACCGAGACGATATCGGTGAGCAACTGGACGAGCGGGATTTCGTCGGCGTCCAGTTCGACTTCGAGGGCGAACTGTCCGGCCAGACCGCTCTCGTGATGGATCAGTCCTGCAGTGAGACGCTTACCGACGCCCTGCTTCCGGGAGACTCCGCAGCCGAGATGGCCGAAAGCGGCGTCAAAGAGATCGGCAACATCATGATGAGTGGGTTCATCGACGGCTGGGCCGATTACCTCGAGACGACGATCGATCACTCGCCACCGACGTACATCGAGGGAGTCGGCCGGGACGTCATTCCCGATTCGAAGCCGTCTGAGACTCCAGCCGACGGTGCCGACCAGTTGTTCGTCTTCAAGAGTCAAATCGAGTGGCTCGAAGAGTCAGTCGATTTTTACATCTACATGTTGCCCGACTACGACTCGCTGACCGATCTGATGATGACCCACGCCGACACCGCGGGCGACGCCATTCCGATCGACAAGCTGCAGGTGTTCAATCGGATGACCGAGCGTGGGACCGAGAAGGCAGCCGACAACGTCTCGATGATGACCGGCATCGAGACGGAGGCGGAAGTGAGCCAGATCAGCTTCGCCCGCATCGAGGACGTTCCAAAGCAGATCGGGAACGCTCAGTACGTCGGCACTGTCGTGGAGTTTACTGGCCTCCCGAGTGGCTTCCTTCTGGTGTTGTTCGACGAGCAGTCGGCCAAAAACGTCGCCGAGGCGCTGATGCCAACTGACGTCGATAGCGACGAATTGACGGACCAGCACACCGCTGCAATCGAGGAATTGGGTAACATCATGACCAGTGGGTTCGTCGACGGCTGGGCCAACGTCCTCGAGACGTCTGTCGATCATACGCCTCCGCGATTGGTCCACGATATGGGCCAGGCAATCCTCGACCCGCTGGCTGCACAGGTCGGCCAACACCAGGAACACGCGTTCAGTATCGACTCTCGGATGCGGACTGACGAGATCGAGTTCGAAGCCGAGATTCACGCACTCCCCAACGAACGCGAGTTACGCCAGGCCCTGGACGAACTCATGGTTGAGCGCGCAGACAAAACTGAGGCAGATCCCGACGAACTGTTCCAATGA
- the cheY gene encoding chemotaxis protein CheY, which translates to MPEVLIADDSEFMRNLLREILEEDHRIVDEVENGVEAVEAYKENNPDLVMMDIVMPIRDGIEATDEIKSTDPSANVIMCTSVGQEEKMKEAVKAGADGYITKPFQKPSVMEAIEDVVPS; encoded by the coding sequence ATGCCAGAAGTATTGATCGCGGACGACTCGGAGTTCATGCGGAACCTGCTACGTGAGATCTTGGAGGAAGATCATCGGATCGTCGACGAGGTCGAGAACGGCGTCGAAGCCGTCGAGGCCTACAAAGAGAACAACCCAGATCTCGTCATGATGGACATCGTCATGCCGATCAGGGACGGGATCGAAGCAACAGACGAGATCAAGTCCACAGACCCCAGTGCCAACGTCATCATGTGTACGAGTGTCGGGCAGGAAGAGAAGATGAAAGAGGCCGTCAAGGCGGGTGCTGACGGGTATATCACCAAGCCCTTCCAGAAACCGAGCGTGATGGAAGCCATCGAAGACGTCGTTCCATCCTGA
- a CDS encoding archaellin/type IV pilin N-terminal domain-containing protein codes for MFERNDTNRNERAQVGIGTLIVFIAMVLVAAIAAGVLINTAGFLQSSAEESGEQAAEQVTNRLLVQNAVGNTTSESVDRVNMTVRLAPGSNNVNLNETTIQWVTDTDSFNLVSDRLDNPQGDAVFNWSALRDDEGADDSSISNDDTLNSQTDRAVLHFVSTDDSTSPITLQNSADSNKISPLKAGDTVEVTINTRSGGTTTSTLVVPQSLSGKKTVLL; via the coding sequence ATGTTCGAACGCAACGACACCAATCGGAACGAACGGGCCCAGGTCGGGATCGGCACACTGATCGTGTTCATCGCGATGGTGCTGGTCGCGGCGATCGCGGCGGGCGTGTTGATCAACACGGCTGGGTTCCTGCAGAGTAGTGCCGAAGAGAGTGGTGAACAAGCAGCCGAGCAGGTCACGAATCGGCTGCTCGTCCAAAACGCTGTCGGGAACACGACCAGCGAATCCGTGGACCGAGTCAATATGACGGTGCGGCTGGCCCCAGGATCGAACAACGTCAATCTGAACGAGACGACAATCCAGTGGGTGACTGATACTGACAGTTTCAACCTCGTCTCAGATCGGCTTGACAATCCTCAGGGTGATGCTGTGTTCAACTGGTCGGCACTCCGAGACGACGAAGGAGCGGACGATTCATCGATCTCGAACGACGACACGCTAAACTCTCAGACTGACCGTGCTGTCTTGCACTTCGTGAGTACTGACGATAGCACGTCACCCATTACTCTCCAAAACAGCGCCGACAGCAACAAAATATCGCCTCTCAAAGCAGGTGACACGGTCGAAGTGACGATCAACACCCGGTCGGGCGGGACGACGACTTCAACGCTGGTCGTGCCACAGTCTCTCTCCGGGAAGAAAACTGTCCTTCTCTAA
- a CDS encoding archaellin/type IV pilin N-terminal domain-containing protein, with the protein MFERKSDKPNERAQVGIGTLIVFIAMVLVAAIAAGVLINTAGFLQSSAEESGEQAAEQVTNRLVVENAVGNTTGDLVDRVNMTVRLAPGSNNVNLNETTIQWVTDTDSFNLVSDRLDNPQGDAVFNWSALRDDEGADDSSISNDDTLNSQTDRAVLHFPSDEDTSGSVITTGNNVSALDPGDTVEVTINTRSGGTTTSTLVVPQSLSGKETVSL; encoded by the coding sequence ATGTTCGAACGCAAAAGCGACAAACCGAACGAGCGAGCCCAGGTCGGGATCGGCACACTGATCGTGTTCATCGCGATGGTGCTGGTCGCGGCGATCGCGGCGGGCGTGTTGATCAACACGGCTGGGTTCCTGCAGAGTAGTGCCGAAGAGAGTGGTGAACAAGCAGCAGAGCAAGTGACGAATCGACTGGTCGTCGAAAATGCTGTCGGGAACACGACCGGCGATTTAGTTGATCGAGTTAACATGACGGTGCGATTGGCCCCAGGGTCGAACAACGTCAATCTGAACGAGACGACAATCCAGTGGGTGACTGATACTGATAGTTTCAACCTCGTCTCAGATCGACTCGACAATCCCCAGGGTGATGCTGTGTTCAACTGGTCGGCACTGCGAGACGACGAAGGAGCAGACGATTCATCGATCTCGAACGACGACACGCTAAACTCTCAGACTGACCGTGCTGTCTTGCATTTCCCCAGTGATGAGGATACTAGCGGCTCTGTTATCACTACTGGGAATAACGTTTCGGCGCTTGACCCGGGTGACACAGTTGAAGTGACGATCAACACCCGGTCGGGCGGGACGACGACCTCGACGTTGGTCGTGCCACAGTCCCTCTCCGGCAAGGAAACTGTCTCCCTCTAG
- a CDS encoding archaellin/type IV pilin N-terminal domain-containing protein yields MFERNDNNRNERAQVGIGTLIVFIAMVLVAAIAAGVLINTAGFLQSSAEESGEQAAEQVTNRLVVENAVGNTTGEDVDRVNMTVRLAPGSNNVNLNETTIQWVTDTDSFNLVSDRLDSPQGDAVFNWTALRDDEGETDSSIENDDTLNSQTDRAVLVFETNSSSSFVNSSGAGTISALEAGDTVEVTINTRSGGTTTSTLVVPQSLSGKETVSL; encoded by the coding sequence ATGTTCGAACGCAACGACAACAATCGGAACGAACGAGCCCAGGTCGGGATCGGCACACTGATCGTGTTCATCGCGATGGTGCTGGTCGCGGCGATCGCGGCGGGCGTGTTGATCAACACGGCTGGGTTCCTGCAGAGTAGTGCCGAAGAGAGTGGTGAACAAGCAGCAGAGCAAGTGACGAATCGGCTAGTCGTCGAAAACGCTGTCGGGAATACGACTGGCGAGGACGTTGATCGAGTTAACATGACGGTGCGACTAGCCCCAGGATCGAACAACGTCAATCTGAACGAGACGACGATTCAGTGGGTGACTGATACTGACAGTTTCAACCTCGTCTCAGATCGACTCGACAGTCCCCAGGGCGATGCCGTGTTTAATTGGACGGCACTTCGGGATGACGAAGGAGAGACCGACTCGTCGATTGAGAACGACGACACGCTGAACTCTCAAACTGACCGGGCAGTCCTGGTCTTCGAGACAAATAGCTCTAGCTCGTTCGTCAACAGCTCAGGCGCTGGCACGATAAGTGCTCTCGAAGCGGGTGACACGGTTGAAGTGACGATCAACACCCGGTCAGGCGGGACGACGACCTCGACGTTGGTCGTGCCACAGTCCCTCTCCGGAAAGGAAACTGTCTCCCTCTAG
- a CDS encoding helix-turn-helix domain-containing protein encodes MVSVDLLRTLGNKYSAEILDATEEPKSAQELSDQLDIPIATCYRRIDELTDHNLLELHDNVLSDDRRRIKVYRRNVDAIEVSFEESMLIDVEERSEVTNKLDEAWRTLSES; translated from the coding sequence ATGGTATCGGTCGATTTGCTCCGGACCCTCGGAAACAAGTACAGCGCCGAGATTCTGGACGCGACCGAGGAACCGAAATCTGCCCAAGAGTTGAGCGATCAGCTGGATATCCCGATCGCGACGTGCTATCGGCGGATCGACGAACTCACCGACCACAATCTGCTCGAGCTCCACGACAACGTTCTCTCGGACGACCGTCGACGCATCAAGGTGTACCGGCGGAACGTCGACGCAATCGAGGTCTCCTTCGAGGAATCGATGCTGATCGACGTCGAAGAACGATCGGAAGTCACGAACAAACTCGACGAAGCCTGGCGTACGTTATCCGAGTCCTAG
- a CDS encoding ATPase domain-containing protein has protein sequence MVELTTTGIDGLDSILNGGIVTNSTTLVIGTPGAGKSILGLQFIYNGVEQFDERGIFLSFEENREDLAAAAESIGFDRWAEHVEAGDIKVYDKRRLLRENDFSDTLEVLLDDIEQDEYDRLVLDSLAMFELFFDDESEHRTYLLKFTDILKQNGLTSLLTNEQSTVFPDTDIGLENFLTDGNIYLIQTPTESGVNRYVWVAKMRKQDIETDIYPMEITQGGIAVHDNASAFSMMNDSESPL, from the coding sequence ATGGTTGAACTCACCACAACCGGTATCGACGGGCTCGACTCGATCCTCAACGGCGGGATCGTCACCAACTCGACGACGCTCGTTATCGGGACGCCCGGCGCTGGCAAGAGTATCCTGGGCTTGCAGTTCATCTACAACGGCGTCGAGCAGTTCGACGAGCGTGGGATCTTCTTGTCCTTCGAGGAAAATCGTGAGGACTTGGCCGCTGCGGCCGAGTCGATCGGCTTCGATCGGTGGGCCGAACACGTCGAGGCAGGCGATATCAAGGTCTACGATAAGCGTCGTCTCCTGCGGGAGAACGATTTCTCGGACACACTCGAAGTCCTCCTCGACGACATCGAGCAAGACGAGTACGATCGGCTCGTGTTAGACTCACTTGCGATGTTCGAGCTCTTTTTCGACGACGAGAGCGAACACCGGACGTATCTCCTGAAGTTCACCGACATCCTCAAACAAAACGGGTTGACGAGCCTGTTGACGAACGAGCAGTCGACGGTATTCCCGGATACTGATATCGGACTGGAGAACTTCCTCACCGACGGCAATATCTACCTCATCCAGACGCCGACAGAATCTGGCGTCAACCGCTACGTCTGGGTCGCGAAGATGCGCAAACAAGATATCGAGACAGATATCTATCCCATGGAAATAACCCAGGGTGGCATTGCGGTCCACGACAACGCCAGTGCGTTCTCGATGATGAACGACTCCGAGTCGCCGCTCTGA
- a CDS encoding chemotaxis protein CheW has product MSNSTGQVLEFKLGDERYCVSIDYVTEIVDVGELTAVPNSPRHVEGVMDLRGRTTSIVDPKVVFDIEESGEQRRIIVFDPEITADQEAAGWLVDEVYQVRAVDEENVDPSPAGAGAASIKGVVKRDDGFVIWVDPVAVHSA; this is encoded by the coding sequence ATGTCAAATTCGACCGGCCAAGTCCTAGAGTTCAAGCTCGGCGACGAGCGGTATTGTGTCAGTATCGACTACGTGACCGAGATCGTCGACGTCGGCGAGCTCACGGCCGTCCCGAATTCGCCGCGCCACGTCGAGGGTGTCATGGACCTCCGAGGTCGCACGACCTCGATCGTCGATCCGAAGGTCGTCTTCGACATCGAAGAGTCCGGAGAGCAGCGCCGGATCATCGTGTTCGATCCGGAAATCACGGCCGATCAGGAAGCTGCCGGGTGGCTCGTCGACGAAGTCTATCAGGTTCGGGCGGTCGACGAGGAGAACGTCGACCCCTCGCCCGCCGGTGCTGGCGCGGCCTCGATCAAGGGCGTCGTCAAACGCGACGACGGATTCGTGATCTGGGTCGATCCAGTCGCGGTACACTCGGCGTAA
- a CDS encoding chemotaxis response regulator protein-glutamate methylesterase → MSARSSPRAVVADDSHFMRSVISDILEEGGVEVIATAKNGREATEIVCEQEPDVVTMDVEMPEMNGIEAVEQIMAECPTPVLMLSAHTDENANVTFEALEKGAVDFFTKPGGEVSMEMSRLKDQLVEMVRTVADVDPVARAARNSQGATTESATPAGGAEQYVDNPTLVIGSSTGGPTVVERVLSELPVAANLRILVVQHMPDEFTSRFANRLDGRSEYTVREASDGDRIGGGDALVAAGGYHMEVSNYTHGRLRVALTEDAPVNSVRPSVDVTMESAAAAIDDPLVGVILTGMGEDGANGIRAIKDAGGTTLAQNEASSAVYGMPKRAVETGKIDDVCSLDSISTRIIEAVKPEVH, encoded by the coding sequence ATGTCAGCACGGTCATCGCCTCGCGCCGTCGTCGCGGATGACAGCCATTTCATGCGGAGTGTCATCTCGGATATCCTCGAGGAGGGCGGAGTCGAGGTCATCGCGACTGCGAAGAACGGTCGCGAGGCAACCGAAATCGTGTGCGAGCAGGAACCGGACGTCGTGACGATGGACGTCGAGATGCCGGAGATGAACGGCATCGAAGCAGTCGAGCAGATCATGGCCGAGTGTCCGACGCCGGTCCTGATGCTCAGCGCCCATACCGACGAGAACGCCAACGTGACCTTCGAAGCCCTCGAAAAAGGGGCCGTGGACTTCTTCACGAAACCCGGCGGCGAGGTGTCCATGGAGATGTCCCGCCTGAAAGACCAGCTCGTCGAAATGGTGCGGACGGTTGCGGACGTAGACCCAGTTGCGAGGGCCGCCCGGAACAGTCAAGGAGCCACGACGGAATCGGCGACACCAGCCGGTGGTGCCGAGCAGTACGTCGACAATCCGACGCTGGTGATCGGTTCCTCGACGGGAGGGCCGACCGTCGTCGAACGGGTCCTCTCGGAGTTGCCCGTCGCGGCCAACTTACGGATCCTCGTCGTCCAACACATGCCCGACGAGTTTACCAGCCGATTCGCCAACCGACTCGATGGCCGCAGCGAGTACACGGTCCGTGAGGCCAGCGACGGCGATCGGATCGGTGGCGGTGATGCCCTCGTCGCAGCGGGCGGCTATCACATGGAGGTCTCGAACTACACGCATGGACGACTCCGCGTCGCGTTGACCGAAGACGCGCCGGTCAACAGTGTCCGGCCGTCGGTCGACGTGACAATGGAGAGTGCGGCAGCCGCGATTGACGATCCGCTCGTCGGCGTCATCCTCACTGGGATGGGCGAAGACGGTGCCAACGGCATTCGTGCGATCAAAGATGCCGGTGGCACGACGCTCGCACAGAACGAGGCGTCTTCGGCGGTCTATGGCATGCCAAAGCGAGCCGTCGAAACCGGAAAGATAGACGACGTCTGTTCGCTCGACTCGATCTCGACCCGGATCATCGAGGCAGTCAAACCGGAGGTGCACTAA
- the cheA gene encoding chemotaxis protein CheA, which translates to MDDQYLDAFIRESEEAITQLNNSLLELESDPENQEAMESIFRTAHTLKGNFGAMGFDDASDLAHAVEDLLDQMRQGEMEVTPEVMDLVFAGVDQIEAIVNEIEQSGEPTADTTAIVDDIRTVIEEGSQAAGSSGDENSQESATEDTADDDTDSTDSDVTAILDRTDVPEPDEGEVYHIDVDVGDGNMQGVDAMLAVESLAESLDLLATDPDRDDVENGDFEDRFSVFAAAGDETTVRAAIDEAGSIERATVDDVTAAVAAADTGSEDDDAGAAASASNGDSSVDEIKSVRVDVGQLDDLHGQVEQLVTSRIKLRRATEQENVDSATETLNELDKITANLQNTVMDMRLIPLRKVVGKFPRLVRDLSRDLGKEVEFTIEGEDIELDRTILTEISDPLMHILRNAVDHGIESPDERERAGKPREGHIELRARRERDHVVITVEDDGAGLDVEEIREKALEKGVRSAEEIERMDDSAIYDLVFHPGFSTAEEVTDTSGRGVGMDVVHETVTQLDGSVNVESTPGDGTSVSLRLPVTMAIVKVLFVQVGDEQYGIPIKNVDEITAATEARTINGSEVIKHNDEIYPIIHLEDAFDVPGETKNGDGMLVRVRESERKVALRCDEVNSQEEVVVKPLEGILSGTPGLSGTAVLGDGNIVHILDVVTL; encoded by the coding sequence ATGGACGATCAATACCTCGACGCCTTCATCCGCGAGAGCGAGGAGGCGATCACGCAGTTGAACAACTCGTTGCTCGAACTCGAATCGGACCCCGAAAACCAGGAGGCGATGGAATCGATCTTCCGGACGGCCCACACGCTGAAGGGTAACTTCGGCGCGATGGGCTTTGACGACGCCAGCGACCTGGCCCACGCGGTCGAAGACTTACTCGACCAGATGCGCCAGGGCGAGATGGAGGTCACCCCCGAAGTAATGGACCTCGTGTTCGCCGGTGTCGACCAGATCGAGGCCATCGTCAACGAAATCGAGCAAAGCGGTGAGCCGACAGCCGACACGACCGCCATCGTCGATGACATCCGGACCGTCATCGAGGAAGGATCCCAAGCAGCTGGATCCAGCGGCGACGAAAACAGCCAGGAGTCTGCTACCGAGGACACGGCAGACGACGACACCGACTCTACGGACAGCGACGTGACGGCAATTCTCGACCGGACCGACGTCCCAGAACCAGACGAGGGCGAGGTCTATCACATCGACGTCGACGTCGGTGACGGGAACATGCAGGGTGTCGACGCCATGTTGGCCGTCGAATCACTGGCCGAGTCGCTTGACCTGCTGGCGACCGATCCCGATCGAGATGACGTCGAGAACGGGGACTTCGAGGATCGATTCTCGGTGTTCGCCGCTGCTGGGGACGAAACAACCGTCCGAGCCGCAATCGACGAGGCAGGTTCGATCGAGCGGGCGACGGTCGACGACGTCACAGCGGCGGTCGCCGCCGCCGACACTGGGTCCGAAGACGACGATGCTGGGGCAGCCGCCTCCGCCAGCAACGGGGACTCGTCTGTCGACGAGATCAAATCCGTCCGGGTCGACGTCGGTCAACTCGATGATTTGCACGGCCAGGTCGAGCAGCTGGTGACCAGCCGGATCAAGCTCCGGCGGGCGACCGAACAGGAGAACGTGGATTCGGCGACCGAGACACTCAACGAACTCGATAAGATCACTGCCAACCTCCAGAACACGGTCATGGACATGCGGTTGATCCCGTTGCGAAAGGTCGTCGGGAAGTTCCCGCGGCTGGTCCGTGACCTCTCACGGGATCTGGGCAAGGAAGTCGAGTTCACCATCGAGGGCGAAGACATCGAACTCGACCGGACGATCCTGACCGAGATCTCCGATCCGCTGATGCACATCCTTCGGAACGCGGTCGATCACGGGATCGAGTCGCCCGACGAGCGCGAACGCGCGGGCAAGCCTCGCGAAGGGCACATCGAACTGCGCGCTCGCCGTGAGCGCGACCACGTCGTCATCACCGTCGAGGACGACGGGGCCGGGCTGGACGTCGAGGAGATCCGCGAGAAAGCCCTCGAAAAGGGGGTTCGATCCGCCGAAGAGATCGAACGGATGGACGATTCAGCGATCTACGATCTGGTCTTTCACCCCGGGTTCTCGACGGCTGAGGAGGTCACCGACACGTCGGGCCGCGGGGTCGGTATGGACGTCGTCCACGAGACAGTAACGCAACTCGATGGGTCCGTCAACGTCGAATCGACACCCGGAGACGGAACGTCCGTCTCGCTACGCCTGCCGGTGACGATGGCCATCGTGAAGGTACTGTTCGTCCAAGTCGGTGACGAGCAGTACGGCATCCCGATCAAGAACGTCGACGAGATCACCGCCGCCACGGAAGCCCGGACGATCAACGGCAGCGAGGTCATCAAACACAACGACGAGATCTACCCGATCATCCATCTCGAAGATGCTTTTGATGTCCCCGGGGAGACGAAAAACGGCGACGGCATGCTGGTTCGCGTCCGGGAATCGGAACGCAAAGTGGCCTTACGCTGTGACGAGGTCAACAGCCAGGAGGAAGTCGTCGTCAAGCCCCTCGAGGGAATCCTCTCGGGGACGCCCGGACTTTCGGGCACGGCGGTCCTGGGCGACGGGAACATCGTCCACATCCTCGACGTCGTGACGCTGTAG